The following coding sequences are from one Niveibacterium umoris window:
- a CDS encoding SLATT domain-containing protein, producing MQTSFSDWVSGSDELSANSAQRQLLAIRTSARSRCYAGQRLQRQGRFWLATLVALALGLILIPLLQNAGVRLALAPNVLNLVQIFLGVSVLVCVVLVASANHALRARALLECGDRLRELAREFEKVCEDVGPGAISSHILDEFRLRHADTLRNLESPSRNDQRLALLDMPGEHRMGRGERFQLSLQARLTQLSGLAMPILIMLLEAIFVANALGVPTALHDPLAAAALPDPGGAEPSLRISR from the coding sequence ATGCAGACAAGTTTTTCGGACTGGGTTTCCGGCAGCGACGAACTGAGCGCGAATTCCGCTCAGCGCCAATTGCTCGCCATCCGTACCTCGGCGCGCAGCCGCTGCTACGCAGGGCAAAGGCTGCAGCGCCAGGGCCGCTTCTGGCTCGCCACCCTGGTGGCCCTCGCGCTCGGGCTGATCCTGATCCCGCTGCTGCAGAACGCCGGCGTCCGCCTGGCCCTCGCCCCCAACGTGCTCAACCTGGTGCAGATCTTCCTCGGCGTCTCGGTGCTGGTTTGCGTCGTGCTGGTCGCTTCGGCCAACCACGCGCTGCGTGCCCGCGCGCTGCTCGAATGCGGCGATCGTCTGCGCGAACTGGCGCGTGAATTCGAGAAGGTGTGTGAAGACGTCGGCCCCGGCGCGATCTCGTCGCACATCCTCGACGAATTCCGCCTGCGCCACGCCGACACCCTGCGCAACCTCGAATCGCCGTCGCGCAACGACCAGCGCCTCGCCTTGCTGGACATGCCCGGCGAGCACCGCATGGGCCGTGGCGAACGTTTCCAGCTCTCGCTGCAGGCGCGGCTGACGCAGCTTTCCGGGCTCGCGATGCCGATCTTGATCATGCTGCTGGAAGCGATCTTCGTGGCCAACGCGCTGGGCGTGCCGACCGCGCTGCACGACCCGCTGGCCGCTGCCGCATTGCCCGACCCCGGCGGCGCAGAACCTTCGCTCCGTATCAGCCGCTGA
- a CDS encoding ATP-dependent helicase: MPPPANPAASTSPRDHLNPEQRAAVEYAGAAPLLVIAGAGSGKTNTLAHRVAHLVLGGADPAAILLLTFSRRAAVEMTRRVERILGAASDDPTLARAALAWAGTFHGIGARLLREYAERIGLGQNFTIHDREDSADLMNLVRHELGFSAKEKRFPTKQTCLAIYSRVVNTEAPLADVLKETFPWCAMWEDDLKALFGAYVTAKQRQGVLDYDDLLLYWAHMVSEPTLAAELGARFAHVLVDEYQDTNRLQASILKALKPEGQGLTVVGDDAQSIYAFRGATVRNILDFPQQFPQPAQVVTLERNYRSTQPILAASNAVIGLAAERFTKNLWSERAATQRPQLVTVHDEADQARYIVGQVLARREEGVRLKKQAVLFRAAHHSAPLELELTRRNVPFVKFGGLKFLEAAHVKDLLAVLRWAENPRDRVAGFRAVQLMPGIGPKSAARIVDLVEAANDPVVALADFQPPSSAGEAWATLPQLLGELRTRSAWPADIERARRWYAPHLDRKYEDAAIREADLLQMERIAASYPNRERFLTELTLDPPDATSDESGVPLLDEDYLILSTIHSAKGQEWDSVYLLNTVDGCIPSDLATGSSAEIEEERRLLYVAMTRAKDALHLITPQRFYVTQQAGGGDRHVYAQRTRFIPAAMLDSFEQAVWPVAGGGAAAGAVTAPPQAVIDIAARLRGMWN; the protein is encoded by the coding sequence ATGCCGCCACCTGCGAATCCAGCCGCTTCAACGAGCCCACGCGATCACCTGAACCCGGAGCAGCGCGCCGCGGTGGAGTACGCCGGCGCCGCGCCATTGCTGGTGATCGCGGGTGCCGGATCGGGCAAGACCAACACCCTTGCGCACCGCGTCGCGCACCTTGTGCTGGGTGGGGCGGACCCGGCAGCGATCCTGCTGCTGACGTTCTCGCGCCGCGCGGCGGTCGAAATGACGCGCCGGGTCGAGCGCATCCTCGGCGCGGCGTCGGACGACCCGACGCTGGCGCGTGCCGCGCTGGCCTGGGCCGGCACCTTTCACGGCATTGGCGCGCGACTGCTGCGCGAGTACGCCGAACGGATCGGCCTGGGGCAGAACTTCACCATCCACGACCGCGAGGATTCGGCCGACCTGATGAATCTGGTCCGCCATGAGTTGGGCTTCTCGGCCAAGGAAAAGCGCTTCCCGACCAAGCAGACCTGCCTCGCGATCTATTCCCGGGTGGTGAACACCGAGGCGCCGCTCGCCGACGTGCTGAAGGAAACCTTCCCTTGGTGTGCAATGTGGGAAGACGACCTGAAGGCACTTTTCGGGGCCTACGTCACCGCCAAGCAGCGGCAAGGCGTGCTCGACTACGACGACCTGCTGCTGTACTGGGCGCACATGGTCAGCGAACCGACGCTGGCGGCTGAACTCGGCGCACGCTTCGCGCATGTGCTGGTCGATGAGTATCAGGACACCAACCGCCTGCAGGCCTCCATCCTCAAGGCGCTGAAACCGGAAGGGCAGGGACTCACCGTGGTCGGCGACGACGCACAGTCGATCTACGCCTTCCGTGGCGCGACGGTGCGCAACATCCTCGACTTCCCGCAGCAGTTCCCGCAGCCGGCGCAGGTGGTGACACTCGAGCGCAACTACCGCTCGACCCAGCCGATCCTGGCGGCATCGAATGCCGTCATCGGGCTTGCCGCCGAACGTTTCACGAAAAACCTGTGGAGCGAGCGCGCGGCGACCCAGCGCCCGCAGCTCGTGACCGTGCACGACGAGGCGGATCAGGCGCGTTACATCGTCGGTCAGGTGCTGGCGCGCCGTGAAGAGGGCGTGCGGCTGAAGAAGCAGGCGGTGCTGTTCCGCGCCGCGCACCACAGCGCCCCGCTGGAGCTCGAGCTCACGCGTCGCAATGTGCCCTTCGTCAAGTTTGGCGGGCTCAAGTTTCTTGAGGCGGCCCATGTCAAGGATCTGCTCGCGGTGCTGCGCTGGGCCGAGAATCCGCGCGACCGTGTGGCCGGCTTTCGTGCGGTGCAGTTGATGCCGGGCATCGGGCCGAAGAGCGCAGCGCGCATCGTCGATCTGGTGGAGGCGGCGAACGATCCGGTGGTGGCGCTGGCCGATTTTCAGCCGCCGTCGAGCGCGGGGGAGGCGTGGGCGACGCTGCCGCAGCTGCTCGGCGAATTGCGTACCCGCTCGGCCTGGCCGGCCGACATCGAGCGCGCGCGGCGCTGGTATGCGCCCCATCTCGATCGCAAGTACGAGGACGCCGCGATCCGCGAGGCCGATCTGCTGCAGATGGAACGTATCGCCGCGAGCTACCCGAACCGAGAGCGCTTCCTGACCGAACTGACGCTCGATCCGCCGGATGCGACCAGCGACGAATCCGGCGTGCCGCTGCTCGACGAGGACTACCTGATCTTGTCGACGATCCATTCAGCCAAAGGGCAGGAATGGGACTCGGTGTACCTGCTCAACACGGTGGATGGCTGCATTCCGTCCGATCTTGCGACCGGCAGCAGCGCCGAGATCGAAGAGGAGCGGCGCCTGCTGTATGTCGCGATGACGCGCGCCAAGGACGCGCTGCACCTGATCACGCCGCAGCGTTTCTACGTGACCCAGCAGGCGGGCGGCGGCGACCGCCATGTCTATGCGCAGCGTACTCGCTTCATTCCCGCCGCGATGCTCGACAGCTTCGAGCAGGCGGTGTGGCCGGTGGCGGGAGGCGGCGCGGCGGCGGGCGCGGTCACGGCACCGCCGCAGGCGGTCATCGATATTGCCGCACGGCTGCGCGGCATGTGGAACTGA
- a CDS encoding polyamine aminopropyltransferase, producing MIALRSQRHALLVSVFIVASCGLAYELVAGALSSYLLGDSVTQFSTVIGTYLFAMGVGSWLSRYVERNLVLRFIHLELLVGLIGGFTPAALFGIFALEAAPFRVMLYGAVLTVGVLVGLEIPLVMRILKRDLSLRDLVSQVLTVDYLGALAVSIAFPLLLAPHLGLVRTGLMFGLLNASVALWAVAVFRDQLPRARLVLTQCALVLIVLLAGLAASGRFTGWAEQQMYQDQILYTRTTPYQRIVLTRWKDDLRLFLNNNLQFSSADEYRYHEALVHPGLAALPWARRVLVLGGGDGLAVREILKYPQIQQVTLVDLDPGMTDLFRDAPALRALNHDAFHSPKVRVINTDAGRWLEDHAETFDFVVVDFPDPSSFAVGKLYTTAFYRLLARHVVPEGRIVVQATSPFYARKAFWTVVATLEEAGLLTAPYHTLVPSFGEWGYILAGRTLYARPQVLPVETRFLTNASLATLFDFPGDMARVDAEPNHLNSQNLVRIFEDEWRHAIR from the coding sequence TTGATCGCGTTGCGTTCGCAGCGCCATGCGCTGCTTGTCTCCGTCTTCATCGTTGCGTCCTGCGGCCTCGCCTACGAGCTGGTCGCCGGCGCGCTGTCGTCGTACCTGCTGGGCGATTCGGTCACGCAGTTCTCGACCGTCATCGGCACCTATCTGTTCGCGATGGGCGTCGGCTCGTGGCTGTCGCGCTATGTCGAACGCAATCTGGTCCTGCGCTTCATCCATCTCGAACTGCTGGTCGGCCTGATCGGCGGTTTCACCCCGGCGGCGCTGTTCGGCATCTTCGCGCTTGAAGCGGCGCCTTTCCGCGTCATGCTGTACGGCGCGGTGCTCACCGTCGGGGTGCTGGTCGGGCTCGAAATTCCGCTGGTGATGCGCATTCTCAAGCGCGACCTGTCGCTGCGCGATCTGGTCTCGCAAGTGCTTACCGTGGATTACCTGGGCGCGCTCGCGGTGTCGATCGCCTTCCCGCTGTTGCTGGCGCCGCATCTCGGGCTGGTGCGTACCGGGCTGATGTTCGGGCTGTTGAACGCAAGCGTCGCGCTGTGGGCGGTTGCAGTGTTCCGCGATCAGTTGCCGCGCGCACGCCTGGTGCTGACGCAGTGCGCGCTGGTGCTGATCGTGCTGCTTGCCGGCTTGGCCGCATCTGGCCGTTTCACCGGCTGGGCCGAGCAGCAGATGTACCAGGACCAGATCCTCTACACCCGCACCACACCCTACCAGCGCATCGTACTGACCCGCTGGAAGGACGACCTGCGGCTGTTCCTCAACAACAACCTGCAGTTCTCGTCAGCCGACGAATACCGCTACCACGAAGCGCTGGTCCACCCCGGCCTGGCGGCTTTGCCGTGGGCCAGGCGGGTGCTGGTGCTGGGTGGCGGCGATGGCCTTGCGGTGCGCGAGATCCTCAAGTACCCGCAGATCCAGCAAGTCACCCTGGTCGATCTGGACCCGGGCATGACCGATCTGTTCCGCGACGCACCGGCGCTGCGTGCGCTCAACCACGACGCCTTCCACTCACCGAAGGTGCGGGTCATCAACACGGACGCCGGCCGCTGGCTGGAAGACCATGCCGAGACCTTTGACTTCGTCGTTGTCGACTTCCCCGACCCGTCCAGCTTCGCGGTCGGCAAGCTCTACACCACCGCGTTCTATCGCTTGCTGGCCCGCCATGTCGTACCCGAGGGGCGCATCGTCGTGCAGGCGACCAGTCCCTTCTACGCTCGCAAGGCGTTCTGGACGGTGGTTGCCACGCTCGAAGAAGCCGGTCTGCTGACCGCGCCCTACCACACGCTGGTGCCTTCGTTCGGTGAGTGGGGCTATATCCTTGCGGGCAGGACGCTGTACGCACGGCCGCAAGTGCTGCCGGTCGAGACACGCTTCCTGACCAACGCGTCGCTTGCGACGCTGTTCGACTTTCCGGGCGACATGGCGCGCGTCGACGCCGAACCGAACCACCTCAACAGCCAGAATCTGGTACGCATTTTCGAGGATGAGTGGCGGCACGCGATACGCTGA
- a CDS encoding DUF350 domain-containing protein — MEQFFNAKPLLSSIVYSILGVVVFWVSFIVVDKITPYDLWREIVKERNLPLAIIVAAMCLGIANIVAAAIHG, encoded by the coding sequence TCTTCAACGCGAAGCCCTTGCTCAGCTCCATCGTCTACTCGATTCTCGGTGTCGTGGTGTTCTGGGTCTCGTTCATCGTGGTCGACAAGATCACGCCCTATGACCTGTGGCGCGAGATCGTGAAGGAGCGCAACCTCCCGCTTGCGATCATCGTCGCGGCGATGTGTCTGGGCATCGCCAACATCGTTGCAGCGGCGATTCACGGTTGA